In a genomic window of Azospirillum brasilense:
- a CDS encoding glycosyltransferase — translation MTLPPTFDADALARYAAADVIFLAQDGFRQPSARVRCYNFAKALRQQGLRAEVLSFFDHLGATDQAGALSTIPEEEKIRLNLEAHRVLATNPRAILYVQKVGYHTLAAALAAERGGNRIVLDYDDYELDMQPFRRLEPWFPSLRPDQLFHTVANRAGACVAASHRLETLLAPLNPNTHLIHTVADQDLFTADGRDAPRRRFGDRVNILYSGDFWGDIPMKDVLFAVDAFALVPRAVRNRACFHIIGFGRAWEELKRRLRERFPDLPNLELHEFIPPAEIPAVLREMDIGVLPYSANEFNVAKSPTKMFEFLLAKVAVCATPVGEVTHCLENGVSGLLAEGMEGYSAALARLIGDDAFRREVAEAAHWVAMERFSLQGIAARLAAVVRGLLEPEPRAESPAVTTLEDFLAARLARPVPPAPREVHLMRRDLEALLATEDLEGADPRRWSGPLVAALDWPGLISVERVAPDRVTALKAAAARHRNAARLRPEILLPVQERPSGPPALSKLAAAEDWDDPSWRPWAVRVRTNVSTFQAPYIDDADAERRRDEDARNNIDNFFKRSRGTWERAQFLYGLDRLGVLERPSRALVLSAEVDGFYLMLTELTRAVGVVNVGPGAAAHAERVARGDRDPWLAKPRRFHRDRIAIHHGMPGRDLFADAPWDAVVLPQNTLPRLVAEGKAAELLAWIDRRLAPGGVLAFSAEVRLNGRPGVPGLTPRQATALGDTLAGIGLDLPGPVDLSLSDATLDRFVTTGAPGSANPNFAARTGEALHVTAVWFARKRVDAPGGGWERLARFLA, via the coding sequence ATGACCCTGCCGCCGACCTTCGACGCGGATGCCCTCGCCCGCTACGCGGCGGCGGACGTCATTTTCCTGGCCCAGGACGGCTTCCGGCAGCCCTCCGCGCGGGTGCGCTGCTACAATTTCGCCAAGGCGCTGCGCCAGCAGGGTCTGCGGGCGGAGGTGCTGTCCTTCTTCGACCATCTGGGCGCCACCGACCAGGCCGGCGCCCTGTCCACGATCCCCGAGGAGGAGAAGATCCGCCTGAACCTGGAGGCGCACCGGGTGCTGGCCACCAACCCGCGGGCGATCCTCTATGTGCAGAAGGTCGGCTATCACACGCTGGCGGCGGCTCTGGCGGCGGAGCGCGGCGGCAACCGGATCGTGCTCGACTACGACGACTACGAGCTGGACATGCAGCCCTTCCGGCGGCTGGAGCCCTGGTTCCCCAGCCTGCGGCCCGACCAGCTCTTCCACACCGTCGCCAACCGGGCCGGGGCCTGCGTGGCGGCCAGCCACCGGCTGGAAACGCTGCTGGCCCCGCTGAACCCGAACACGCACCTGATCCACACGGTGGCCGACCAGGACCTGTTCACCGCGGACGGGCGGGACGCGCCGCGCCGCCGCTTCGGGGACCGGGTGAACATCCTCTATTCCGGCGACTTCTGGGGCGACATTCCCATGAAGGACGTGCTGTTCGCGGTGGACGCCTTCGCGCTGGTCCCACGCGCCGTGCGCAACCGCGCCTGTTTCCACATCATCGGCTTCGGGCGGGCCTGGGAGGAGTTGAAGCGGCGCCTGAGGGAGCGCTTCCCGGACCTGCCCAACCTCGAACTGCACGAGTTCATCCCGCCGGCCGAGATCCCCGCCGTGCTGCGGGAGATGGACATCGGCGTGCTGCCCTACTCGGCCAACGAGTTCAACGTCGCCAAGAGCCCGACCAAGATGTTCGAGTTCCTGCTGGCCAAGGTGGCGGTCTGCGCCACGCCGGTGGGCGAGGTGACTCACTGCCTGGAGAACGGCGTGTCCGGCCTGCTGGCCGAGGGGATGGAGGGCTATTCCGCGGCGCTCGCCCGGCTGATCGGCGACGACGCCTTCCGCCGGGAGGTGGCCGAGGCCGCCCACTGGGTGGCGATGGAACGTTTCTCCCTCCAGGGCATCGCCGCGCGGCTGGCCGCCGTCGTCCGCGGCCTGCTGGAGCCGGAGCCGCGGGCGGAATCCCCCGCCGTGACGACGCTGGAGGATTTCCTGGCCGCCCGTCTCGCCCGCCCGGTCCCGCCGGCCCCGCGCGAGGTGCATCTGATGCGCCGCGACCTGGAAGCCCTGCTGGCGACCGAGGATCTGGAGGGCGCCGACCCGCGCCGCTGGAGCGGGCCGCTGGTCGCCGCCCTCGACTGGCCCGGCCTGATCAGCGTGGAGCGGGTGGCGCCGGACCGCGTGACCGCCCTGAAGGCCGCGGCGGCGCGCCACCGCAACGCCGCCCGGCTGCGCCCGGAGATACTCCTGCCGGTGCAGGAACGGCCCTCCGGCCCCCCGGCGCTCAGCAAGCTCGCCGCGGCGGAGGATTGGGACGACCCGTCCTGGCGGCCCTGGGCGGTGCGGGTGCGGACCAACGTCTCCACTTTCCAGGCCCCCTACATCGACGATGCCGACGCGGAGCGCCGCCGCGACGAGGACGCCCGCAACAACATCGACAATTTCTTCAAGCGCAGCCGCGGCACCTGGGAACGCGCCCAGTTCCTCTACGGCCTCGACCGGCTGGGGGTGCTGGAACGTCCGTCCCGCGCCCTGGTGCTGAGCGCCGAGGTGGACGGCTTCTACCTCATGCTGACCGAGCTGACGCGGGCCGTCGGGGTGGTCAATGTCGGGCCGGGAGCGGCGGCCCACGCCGAGCGGGTGGCGCGCGGCGACCGTGACCCCTGGCTCGCCAAGCCGCGCCGCTTCCACCGCGACCGCATCGCGATCCATCACGGGATGCCGGGGCGGGATCTGTTCGCCGACGCGCCGTGGGATGCCGTCGTCCTGCCGCAGAACACGCTGCCGCGCCTGGTGGCGGAGGGGAAGGCGGCGGAGCTGCTGGCCTGGATCGACCGGCGTCTGGCGCCGGGCGGGGTGCTGGCCTTCTCGGCGGAGGTCCGGCTGAACGGGCGTCCGGGCGTGCCGGGGCTCACCCCGCGTCAGGCCACGGCCCTTGGGGATACCCTGGCGGGCATCGGACTGGACCTGCCGGGGCCGGTGGACCTGTCGCTCAGCGACGCCACGCTCGACCGGTTCGTGACCACCGGCGCGCCGGGCTCGGCAAACCCGAACTTCGCCGCCCGCACCGGCGAGGCCCTGCACGTCACCGCCGTCTGGTTCGCCCGCAAGCGGGTCGATGCCCCGGGCGGCGGCTGGGAGAGGCTGGCCCGGTTCCTGGCCTGA
- a CDS encoding carbohydrate-binding domain-containing protein, giving the protein MSTSPQRTIDIPIVVNAWGVSAGQAPHFRLLVDGVMIGEAWVAATSSTPYRFTATVDPDQAHRISIWYDNDGVVNGVDRNLFVGSILVDGQEVKSTDARATYDKGAVDGKDVVAGQVGLYWGGLLSFGLGEEMFGGPLVRPPPKPEEVITKPIAIAIEAAGGASATGPVRFKVLVDGNLVGEAEAASGTAERFTFGVTVDPSVAHTVRILPVGELTLGAVTVNGKTLATPTPSNDGSVTLTVAAPVFQGSASDAAAPQGDAFYVAKNGNDGWSGRLAAPNAEGTDGPFASLERAQAAMRAGTVKTTYVREGGYTLTSTLSLGAPDSGVRIIGYPGEQAVLSGGERVTGFTYEGNGVWSAPLSAAPGLDVTVDGVRYRLASKGAYDPQDPTTGWFVADASAYGASKNALRYRAGDVTAADLVPGSRVQVFDTERLQDAILTVAGVDTVTRTLTFTADAPFTMRDGSTFKLLGNSAHVDQVGEFAYRASDGRLVIKAGEDFTGTGVEVARLGTLLRLNGANGVTVQGLTFTNTTTDGNALDVVNGDVNTIAGNGFVNVGTGIRLTQGSDRNLVSGNYLDHLGINGIALTGQSIGNTVTGNRIQNIGEVRKYAGGIMASGISDTVISHNDIDRSARYGISVKNWDTATISLNNAILYNRVRNTGLETADSGGIELLGRSNLNTGTRIEGNRVEHTGGIATTSTGQWLRDYKGYGIYLDDLTSGVTVRDNFLRDTAWAAVMIHGGHDNTVTNNIGVLGANGESFIRIEWVPLAGAAGIPANNTVTGNLVSGAVPLGGYVTILSAGQNAIDANFLHQVGAYGANDRTGDPLFADAYNHDYSLLPLSPALTAGLQDLAWTLMGIVSGGSAPPQDGGGTTPLPPSDPQANEPPAPVPVPQPDNSTPAAPSVSAPLPDPAPARPSVPFSRIVDGVQTTVAAYAYEGPVTTLQWSFLGTAENEVVGGSDGNDFINLLGGDDAASGGAGDDVLDGGSGSNWLIGGPGHDTFFVDGRGGEVTWSTIVDLERGEWATLWGFVPGQSRLTWEEMGGAEGYKGATVRCDIDGNGTIDASMTFTGMAVSAMTVTTGVAGSEPYIAFITL; this is encoded by the coding sequence ATGTCCACGTCCCCGCAACGGACCATCGACATCCCGATCGTCGTGAACGCCTGGGGCGTGTCCGCCGGCCAAGCGCCGCATTTCCGGCTGCTGGTCGACGGCGTGATGATCGGCGAGGCGTGGGTCGCCGCCACCTCCAGCACACCCTACCGCTTCACCGCCACGGTCGATCCCGATCAGGCCCACCGGATTTCGATCTGGTACGACAACGACGGGGTGGTGAACGGGGTGGACCGCAACCTCTTCGTCGGCTCCATCCTCGTCGACGGGCAGGAGGTCAAGTCCACCGACGCGCGCGCCACCTACGACAAGGGGGCGGTGGACGGGAAGGACGTGGTTGCCGGCCAAGTCGGGCTCTATTGGGGTGGCCTGCTGTCCTTCGGCCTGGGCGAGGAAATGTTCGGCGGTCCGCTGGTCCGCCCGCCGCCCAAGCCGGAAGAGGTCATCACCAAGCCCATCGCCATCGCCATCGAGGCGGCGGGCGGCGCGTCCGCCACCGGGCCGGTGCGCTTCAAGGTTCTGGTGGACGGCAATCTGGTCGGGGAGGCGGAGGCTGCGTCCGGCACCGCCGAACGCTTCACCTTCGGCGTGACTGTCGACCCGTCCGTTGCCCACACGGTGCGGATCCTGCCCGTGGGAGAGCTGACGCTCGGCGCCGTGACGGTGAACGGCAAGACCCTGGCCACCCCCACGCCGTCCAACGACGGCTCCGTCACCCTGACGGTCGCCGCCCCCGTGTTCCAGGGCAGCGCGTCGGACGCAGCGGCTCCGCAGGGCGACGCCTTCTACGTGGCGAAGAACGGCAACGACGGCTGGTCCGGACGGCTGGCTGCCCCCAACGCCGAGGGCACCGACGGCCCCTTCGCCAGCCTGGAGCGGGCGCAGGCGGCCATGCGCGCCGGTACCGTCAAGACGACCTACGTCCGCGAGGGCGGTTACACCCTGACGAGCACGCTCAGCCTCGGCGCGCCGGACAGCGGTGTCCGCATCATCGGATATCCGGGCGAGCAGGCGGTCCTCAGCGGCGGCGAGCGGGTCACCGGCTTCACCTATGAGGGCAACGGCGTCTGGTCGGCGCCCCTGTCCGCGGCGCCGGGGCTGGACGTCACCGTCGACGGCGTGCGCTACCGGCTGGCCTCCAAGGGCGCCTACGACCCGCAGGATCCGACCACCGGCTGGTTCGTCGCCGACGCGAGCGCCTATGGCGCCAGCAAGAACGCGCTGCGCTATCGCGCGGGCGATGTCACCGCCGCCGATCTGGTGCCCGGCAGCCGGGTCCAGGTCTTCGACACCGAGCGGCTCCAGGACGCGATCCTGACCGTCGCCGGCGTTGACACGGTGACGCGCACCCTGACCTTCACCGCCGACGCGCCCTTCACCATGCGCGACGGCTCGACCTTCAAGCTGCTGGGCAACAGCGCCCACGTCGATCAGGTCGGGGAGTTCGCCTACCGCGCCTCGGACGGGCGGCTGGTCATCAAGGCGGGGGAGGACTTCACCGGGACCGGGGTGGAGGTTGCCCGGCTCGGCACGCTGCTGCGGCTGAACGGCGCCAATGGAGTGACGGTCCAAGGGCTGACCTTCACCAACACGACGACGGACGGCAACGCGCTCGACGTCGTCAACGGCGACGTGAACACCATCGCCGGCAACGGCTTCGTGAATGTCGGCACCGGCATCCGGCTGACCCAGGGATCGGACCGCAATCTGGTCAGCGGCAACTATCTGGACCATCTGGGCATCAACGGCATCGCGCTGACCGGCCAGTCGATCGGCAACACGGTGACCGGCAACCGCATCCAGAACATCGGCGAGGTGCGCAAATACGCCGGCGGCATCATGGCGTCGGGGATCAGCGACACGGTGATCTCCCACAACGACATCGACCGCAGCGCGCGCTACGGCATCTCGGTCAAGAACTGGGACACCGCGACCATCAGCCTGAACAACGCCATCCTCTACAACCGCGTCCGCAACACGGGACTGGAGACGGCGGATTCCGGCGGCATCGAGTTGCTCGGGCGGTCGAACCTGAACACCGGCACGCGGATCGAAGGCAACCGGGTCGAGCACACCGGCGGCATCGCCACCACCAGCACCGGCCAGTGGCTACGCGACTACAAGGGCTACGGGATCTATCTGGACGACCTGACCAGCGGCGTGACCGTCCGGGACAACTTCCTGCGCGACACCGCCTGGGCCGCCGTCATGATCCATGGCGGCCACGACAACACCGTCACCAACAACATCGGCGTGCTGGGCGCCAATGGCGAGAGCTTCATCCGCATCGAGTGGGTGCCTCTGGCTGGAGCGGCGGGCATCCCGGCAAACAACACGGTCACCGGCAACCTCGTGTCGGGGGCGGTGCCGCTCGGCGGCTACGTGACGATCCTGTCGGCGGGGCAGAACGCCATCGACGCCAACTTCCTGCATCAGGTGGGCGCCTATGGGGCGAACGACCGGACCGGCGACCCGCTGTTCGCCGACGCCTACAACCACGATTACAGCCTGCTGCCACTGTCCCCGGCCCTGACGGCCGGCCTCCAGGATCTCGCCTGGACACTGATGGGCATCGTCTCCGGCGGCTCGGCGCCCCCGCAGGACGGCGGCGGGACCACCCCCCTGCCCCCTTCCGATCCCCAGGCCAACGAGCCGCCCGCCCCGGTGCCGGTGCCCCAACCCGACAACAGCACCCCCGCCGCCCCGTCGGTTTCGGCGCCGCTTCCCGACCCGGCTCCGGCGCGGCCCTCTGTGCCTTTTAGCCGGATCGTGGACGGTGTGCAGACGACGGTGGCGGCCTATGCTTATGAGGGGCCGGTCACCACCCTGCAATGGAGCTTCCTGGGAACCGCCGAGAACGAGGTGGTCGGCGGGTCGGATGGCAACGACTTCATCAACCTGCTGGGCGGCGACGACGCCGCGTCGGGTGGAGCCGGGGACGACGTGCTGGACGGCGGCTCAGGCTCCAACTGGCTGATCGGCGGGCCGGGCCACGACACCTTCTTCGTCGATGGACGCGGGGGCGAAGTCACCTGGTCCACCATCGTCGATCTGGAGCGCGGCGAGTGGGCGACCCTCTGGGGCTTCGTGCCCGGACAGTCCCGGCTGACCTGGGAGGAGATGGGCGGCGCCGAAGGCTACAAGGGCGCCACCGTCCGCTGCGACATCGACGGCAACGGCACCATCGACGCCAGCATGACCTTCACCGGTATGGCCGTGAGCGCCATGACCGTCACCACCGGCGTGGCCGGCAGCGAGCCCTACATCGCCTTCATCACCCTGTAG